In a genomic window of Flavobacterium sp. KACC 22761:
- a CDS encoding sensor histidine kinase — translation MPSKRNDTIVRDLYLKAGAEYYFINELDKSYKVSATALKLSIKENDSSRIAKSLYFMGDCYENTQKDSAYFYYLKAQKIYQNIHDNNKLGRVHFNKAYVLFYDGNFVECEIEIAKALNYLKETDNVKLLFSCNTLMGNCLEKLFLYDEALKYHQKALRALKTMKEKGLETSDPLNDYSVASVVNICNLYEIKGEYSKIIKELSPLLTNELRAKNPNSYASVLTNLAHCKARNKEYKNIVPMFLESLKIYKSFNDPAGFIYTKTHLGEYYLTQKDTLKAIENIKEAHDSAVSIRNTNEVLTNLKLLSQIDKKKSLFYANRYITMSDSIEKVKTITSNKYARIEYETQSIENENRVLTRKNFYTLIFSFSLFIVLSIISLYIYLRYRNKELRFVKQQQNDSDEIFQLLSEQNEKINRAKEEEKNKIARELHDGIMNKVYSIRMNLGFFNAKADENAIEKRREYIFELQNVENEIRSISHDLSQESFLENSDFNTLLLNLVEKQNGVNDIEFHYIIDEEFKWDAVLNVYKINIYRIIQEGILNIHKYSEASEAIIKIEMIDDKTLKLSIKDNGKGFDIVAEKKGIGLANIKERINSLKGHFEIISKRGRGTQITILLDI, via the coding sequence TTGCCTAGCAAAAGGAATGATACAATTGTTCGCGACTTATATTTAAAAGCTGGAGCAGAATATTATTTTATCAATGAATTAGATAAATCATATAAGGTAAGTGCGACTGCTTTAAAACTTTCGATAAAAGAAAATGACAGTTCAAGAATAGCCAAATCACTTTATTTTATGGGTGATTGTTACGAAAACACTCAGAAGGACAGTGCTTATTTTTATTATTTAAAGGCCCAAAAAATTTATCAAAATATACATGATAACAACAAATTAGGACGTGTGCATTTTAATAAAGCTTATGTTTTATTTTATGATGGAAATTTTGTGGAATGCGAAATTGAAATTGCAAAAGCGCTTAATTATTTAAAGGAAACAGACAATGTTAAACTTCTTTTTTCATGTAATACTTTGATGGGTAATTGTTTGGAAAAACTTTTTTTGTACGATGAGGCACTAAAATATCATCAAAAAGCATTAAGAGCTTTAAAGACAATGAAAGAAAAAGGATTAGAAACAAGTGATCCATTAAATGATTATAGTGTGGCCTCAGTTGTTAATATTTGCAATCTTTATGAAATAAAAGGAGAATATTCTAAAATAATAAAAGAATTAAGTCCTTTGCTAACAAATGAGTTACGTGCGAAAAATCCAAATTCATATGCTAGTGTTTTAACAAATTTGGCGCACTGTAAAGCCAGAAACAAAGAGTACAAAAATATTGTCCCTATGTTTTTAGAATCTCTTAAAATTTATAAAAGCTTTAATGATCCAGCAGGATTCATTTATACTAAAACTCATTTAGGAGAATATTATCTCACACAAAAAGATACTTTAAAGGCGATTGAAAATATAAAAGAAGCTCATGACAGCGCGGTAAGCATTAGAAATACAAACGAGGTTTTGACTAATCTTAAATTATTATCTCAAATAGATAAAAAGAAGAGCCTTTTTTATGCCAATCGATACATTACGATGAGTGATAGCATAGAAAAAGTCAAGACAATTACAAGTAATAAATATGCCAGGATTGAATATGAAACACAAAGTATTGAGAATGAAAACAGAGTTTTGACCAGAAAGAATTTTTATACCTTAATTTTCTCGTTTTCTCTTTTTATAGTGCTTTCTATCATTTCACTTTATATTTATTTGAGATATAGAAACAAAGAATTGCGATTTGTAAAGCAGCAACAAAACGACAGCGATGAGATTTTTCAGCTTTTGAGCGAACAGAACGAAAAAATAAATAGAGCAAAAGAGGAAGAAAAAAATAAAATTGCCAGAGAACTCCATGACGGTATAATGAATAAAGTGTATTCAATACGAATGAATTTAGGTTTTTTTAATGCTAAAGCAGATGAAAATGCGATTGAAAAAAGAAGAGAATATATTTTTGAATTGCAAAATGTCGAAAATGAAATCAGATCCATTTCTCATGATTTGAGCCAGGAATCGTTCCTTGAAAATAGTGATTTTAATACTTTGCTATTGAATTTAGTTGAGAAACAAAATGGTGTAAATGATATAGAATTTCATTACATAATTGACGAAGAATTTAAATGGGATGCTGTTTTAAATGTTTATAAGATAAATATTTACAGAATAATTCAAGAAGGAATTTTAAATATTCACAAATATTCTGAGGCTTCAGAAGCCATTATAAAAATTGAAATGATTGATGACAAAACTTTAAAATTATCAATTAAAGATAATGGAAAAGGATTTGATATTGTTGCAGAAAAAAAAGGAATTGGCCTTGCGAATATTAAAGAAAGAATAAATTCTTTAAAAGGTCATTTTGAAATTATCTCTAAAAGAGGAAGAGGAACGCAAATTACTATTTTACTTGATATTTAA
- a CDS encoding phospholipid scramblase-related protein produces MISDFFETNNYFVDKKNGFQESCHIYNEKKERIGRIKQKLSFIQKVLPTAFVKSILPFNIEIRSANGGLEATISRRGSFLKSEIVIQDASGKKIGFINPNSSFSKPVFEILNTSNHVIAEICDVWKKSNFIINDSSENQIGSIENKWSGKMKNAAISASGYTVNVMATYSNPEEKTAILSSAIVLNMCFLN; encoded by the coding sequence ATGATTTCAGATTTCTTTGAAACTAATAACTATTTTGTAGACAAAAAAAATGGCTTTCAGGAAAGTTGCCATATTTATAACGAAAAAAAAGAACGAATAGGCCGAATTAAACAAAAGCTCAGTTTCATTCAAAAAGTGCTTCCAACAGCTTTTGTCAAATCAATACTTCCTTTTAATATTGAAATTAGAAGTGCAAATGGTGGTTTAGAAGCTACTATTTCAAGAAGAGGCAGTTTCTTAAAATCTGAAATTGTGATCCAAGATGCTTCTGGAAAAAAGATAGGTTTTATAAACCCAAATTCTAGCTTTTCAAAACCAGTTTTCGAGATTCTAAACACTTCCAATCATGTTATTGCTGAAATCTGTGATGTTTGGAAAAAATCTAATTTTATTATTAATGATTCTTCCGAGAATCAGATTGGATCAATCGAAAATAAGTGGAGCGGAAAGATGAAAAACGCTGCAATTTCAGCAAGTGGCTATACTGTAAATGTTATGGCAACTTATTCCAATCCTGAAGAAAAAACCGCTATTTTATCTAGCGCAATTGTGCTCAATATGTGTTTTTTAAATTAA
- a CDS encoding peptidase domain-containing ABC transporter, with the protein MTPFKRFYNLLTLDKRDVYQIIFYAAFAGLVNLSLPLGIQAIINFIQSGQISVSWIVLVILVTIGVGFGGVLTILQLRIVENLQQRIFVRSSFEFAYRMPLIKYKEMYSEYAPEKANRFFDTLMVQKGTAKLLLDFCTAFLQVGLGIILLVLYHSFFMVIGLLFIAILYIIFKFSYKDGLVTSLNESKFKYKVAAWLQEIARNRESFRKKGGFEYALKRNDGYVTKYVDNREKHFQVMKKQYIQLTIFKVIVTAALLSIGGFLVIHHQMNIGQFVAAEIVIVLLINSVEKIIFGLESFYDVLTSVEKIGQVTDMETSCIPEKSAVNEGGITIETESVAYNYPDHNKKSLKNINLKISQGEKIILRGTNGAGKSTLLRLLAGLLEPESGAMYVTDTFMNRLDEDSYRAQAGTYLQGDTLFAGTIRENILFGNEELNNDDLKWALDSVGLTPDIKTFPNGLEHQVHPGGHELSASDIQKILLARSIVHKPNILFLEDPVDKMDELTSGKIVDFLLSEENDWTVIVTSKNDIWKNKCDRMITIDDGKIINDIKL; encoded by the coding sequence ATGACACCTTTTAAACGTTTTTACAATTTACTCACGCTCGATAAGCGCGATGTATACCAAATTATATTTTATGCGGCATTTGCCGGTTTAGTGAACCTTTCGCTTCCTTTAGGAATTCAGGCGATCATCAATTTTATCCAAAGCGGACAAATCAGTGTTTCATGGATTGTTCTCGTAATTCTGGTAACAATCGGAGTTGGTTTTGGTGGAGTCTTGACCATTTTGCAACTTCGAATTGTTGAAAATCTGCAACAGCGAATTTTTGTGCGTTCATCGTTTGAATTCGCTTACAGAATGCCTTTGATTAAATACAAAGAAATGTATTCTGAATATGCGCCGGAAAAAGCAAACCGATTTTTCGACACCTTGATGGTCCAAAAGGGAACTGCAAAATTGCTCTTGGATTTTTGTACTGCCTTTTTGCAGGTTGGTCTGGGAATCATTTTATTGGTTTTGTATCATTCTTTCTTTATGGTAATCGGACTTTTATTTATTGCCATTTTGTATATCATCTTTAAATTTTCTTATAAAGATGGTCTTGTAACAAGTCTTAACGAATCAAAATTCAAATATAAAGTCGCAGCTTGGCTTCAAGAAATTGCTAGAAACCGCGAAAGCTTCCGCAAAAAAGGAGGTTTTGAATATGCGCTGAAACGCAATGACGGTTATGTGACAAAATATGTAGATAATCGTGAAAAGCATTTTCAGGTAATGAAAAAACAATACATTCAGCTAACTATTTTTAAAGTAATTGTTACAGCTGCTCTCTTATCTATTGGTGGTTTTCTGGTAATTCACCATCAAATGAACATTGGGCAGTTTGTAGCAGCTGAAATTGTAATTGTATTGCTGATTAATTCGGTAGAAAAAATCATTTTCGGCCTTGAATCTTTTTATGATGTGTTGACATCTGTAGAAAAAATCGGCCAAGTGACTGATATGGAGACTTCATGTATTCCAGAAAAATCAGCAGTAAACGAGGGCGGAATCACAATCGAAACCGAAAGTGTTGCTTATAACTATCCTGATCACAACAAAAAATCGCTTAAAAATATCAATCTGAAAATAAGTCAGGGTGAAAAAATAATCTTGAGAGGTACAAATGGTGCAGGAAAAAGCACATTGCTTCGATTACTTGCAGGTTTATTGGAACCAGAAAGCGGTGCGATGTATGTTACCGATACTTTTATGAACAGACTCGATGAAGATAGTTACAGAGCACAAGCCGGTACTTATTTACAAGGCGATACCCTTTTTGCAGGAACCATTAGAGAAAATATTCTTTTTGGAAACGAAGAATTAAATAATGATGATTTAAAATGGGCTTTAGACAGTGTTGGCCTGACGCCAGATATTAAAACATTCCCCAACGGACTGGAACATCAAGTTCATCCGGGCGGACATGAACTTTCGGCTTCTGATATTCAGAAAATATTGCTTGCGCGAAGCATTGTTCATAAACCTAATATTTTATTCCTAGAAGATCCAGTTGATAAAATGGACGAATTGACTTCAGGGAAAATTGTTGATTTTTTACTTTCTGAAGAAAATGACTGGACGGTAATCGTAACTTCTAAAAATGATATTTGGAAGAACAAATGCGACCGCATGATAACCATTGACGACGGAAAAATTATTAACGACATAAAGCTATAA
- a CDS encoding HlyD family secretion protein, with the protein MLNISKDNNILITPGKYKSITNVARRPHYKILNRVIIGFLVFCVGCLFLPWTQNISGSGSVTTLKPDQRPQTVHNAIAGRIEKWYVQEGDYVKKGDTIVFISEVKEDYLDPNLVGNTKQQVDAKKKAVESYGDKVNSLEVQAKSLNTERELKLQQAQNKIRQSQLKIKSDSMDLEAVKTQLRIAKTQFDRSTALNKEGLKPLTDVEQKRLKLQESEAYIITQQNKLLSSKNELINAKVEINRITAEYAEKISKSRSDKFTALSTQYDTEAQVNKLENQYTNYRLRNGLYYITAPQSGYVNRALLAGLGETIKEGTPIVSIMPASYDIAVETYVDPIDLPLVHRDAKVRVWFDGWPRIVFSGWPGLSYGTYGGRIVAIENFISSNGKYRVLISPDGPDNKWPKELSIGAGAQSIALLETVSVWYEIWRNLNGFPPNYYKSDVKEAKYEKDKK; encoded by the coding sequence ATGCTCAATATATCTAAAGATAATAATATACTCATAACTCCGGGCAAATATAAATCTATAACAAATGTGGCCCGAAGACCTCATTATAAAATTTTAAACAGAGTCATCATCGGATTTTTAGTGTTTTGTGTTGGCTGTCTTTTTCTTCCTTGGACGCAGAATATTTCAGGAAGTGGTTCGGTCACAACATTAAAACCAGATCAGCGACCACAAACGGTTCACAACGCCATTGCAGGAAGAATCGAAAAATGGTACGTGCAGGAAGGCGATTATGTGAAAAAAGGCGATACGATTGTTTTTATTTCTGAGGTAAAAGAAGATTACCTAGATCCAAATCTTGTTGGCAATACAAAACAACAAGTCGATGCTAAAAAAAAGGCAGTGGAATCCTATGGAGACAAAGTAAATTCGCTTGAAGTTCAGGCAAAGTCACTCAATACAGAAAGAGAATTAAAACTCCAACAAGCGCAAAATAAAATACGACAGTCGCAATTGAAAATCAAAAGCGATAGTATGGATCTTGAAGCGGTTAAAACCCAATTGAGAATCGCTAAAACCCAATTTGATCGTTCGACAGCGCTTAATAAAGAAGGCTTAAAACCGCTGACAGATGTTGAACAAAAAAGATTAAAACTTCAAGAATCTGAAGCGTATATCATTACACAACAAAACAAGCTTTTAAGCAGCAAAAACGAATTAATAAATGCAAAAGTAGAGATTAACCGAATTACTGCAGAATATGCCGAAAAAATATCGAAATCAAGAAGCGATAAATTCACTGCCTTAAGCACGCAATACGATACAGAAGCTCAGGTAAATAAACTTGAAAATCAATATACAAATTACCGACTTAGGAATGGACTATATTACATTACAGCACCACAAAGTGGCTATGTAAACCGTGCTTTATTAGCTGGTCTTGGTGAAACCATAAAAGAAGGAACTCCAATTGTAAGTATTATGCCGGCAAGTTATGATATTGCAGTTGAAACTTATGTGGATCCAATCGATCTTCCGTTAGTACATCGGGATGCAAAAGTTCGCGTTTGGTTTGATGGATGGCCAAGAATCGTATTTTCTGGATGGCCTGGTTTGTCCTATGGAACTTATGGAGGAAGAATTGTTGCGATCGAAAATTTCATCAGTTCTAATGGAAAATACAGAGTACTTATTTCGCCAGATGGTCCAGACAATAAATGGCCAAAGGAATTGAGTATTGGAGCGGGAGCACAAAGTATTGCTTTGTTGGAAACAGTTTCGGTTTGGTATGAAATATGGCGAAATCTGAATGGTTTTCCTCCAAATTATTATAAGTCAGATGTAAAGGAGGCAAAATATGAAAAGGACAAAAAATAA
- a CDS encoding TolC family protein, with translation MKRTKNKLKYVARLFSLLFLFGFSVSYSQDFNKEELSYSEFLGYVKKYHPLVKQANLEISNAQAALMVARGGFDPKIEVDYSKKQFKGTEYYSLLNSSFKIPTWYGIEIKAGFDDTDGQYFNPQNKTPEAGLTSLGINVALGQGMFINQRMADVREGKLQLKLSDAQRKLKAIEVLYKASEAYFEWRKSYNEAELYNRYLGFASKRFEGVKKLIELGDAPAIDSVEAGITVRNRQLNVENGNLKLAKAKLYLSNYLWIENVPVELEDNVKPEENLIQTLETTLKTDAMMVEVEGLESHPKLQALETKMDMLEINRKLKANSLLPKLNVGYNYISEPSYWNSFNADDYKFNVDFSIPIFLRKERGSLKLAKFKIQDIKFDIEQQRLELKNKIKAQQTEISSLKRQKKVIDNLVKDYVTMLNSEEKLFSFGESSIFLINSRENNLVSAKLSQISIENQFYISNAELYKILANPD, from the coding sequence ATGAAAAGGACAAAAAATAAATTGAAATACGTTGCAAGACTGTTTTCTCTTTTGTTTTTATTCGGTTTTTCGGTTTCATACAGTCAGGATTTTAATAAAGAGGAATTAAGTTACAGCGAATTTTTAGGATATGTAAAAAAATACCATCCGCTGGTAAAACAGGCCAATCTTGAAATCAGCAATGCGCAGGCGGCGCTAATGGTGGCGCGTGGAGGATTTGACCCTAAAATTGAAGTAGATTACAGTAAAAAACAATTTAAAGGAACGGAATATTATTCGCTATTAAACAGTAGTTTCAAAATCCCGACTTGGTACGGAATTGAAATAAAAGCAGGTTTTGACGATACTGATGGGCAATATTTTAATCCGCAGAATAAAACTCCTGAGGCGGGTTTGACTTCTTTGGGAATAAATGTTGCTTTAGGACAAGGAATGTTCATCAATCAAAGAATGGCGGATGTTCGGGAAGGAAAACTGCAATTAAAATTGAGCGATGCACAACGAAAATTAAAAGCAATTGAAGTGTTGTACAAAGCAAGCGAGGCGTATTTTGAATGGAGAAAAAGTTATAACGAAGCCGAGCTTTACAATCGATATTTAGGCTTTGCAAGCAAACGTTTTGAAGGCGTAAAAAAATTAATTGAATTAGGTGACGCGCCTGCAATTGACAGTGTTGAAGCCGGAATTACAGTAAGAAACAGGCAACTGAATGTTGAAAATGGAAATTTGAAATTGGCTAAAGCCAAATTATATCTGTCTAATTATTTATGGATTGAAAATGTTCCTGTAGAACTGGAAGATAATGTAAAACCAGAAGAGAACCTGATTCAGACATTGGAAACAACCTTAAAAACCGATGCGATGATGGTGGAGGTTGAAGGCCTAGAATCACATCCAAAACTTCAGGCTTTAGAAACGAAGATGGATATGTTGGAAATTAATAGAAAATTGAAGGCTAATTCGTTGCTTCCTAAGTTGAATGTTGGCTACAATTATATTTCAGAGCCTTCTTATTGGAACTCATTCAACGCCGATGATTATAAGTTTAATGTCGATTTCAGTATTCCTATCTTTTTAAGAAAAGAAAGAGGAAGCCTTAAACTGGCAAAATTCAAAATTCAGGATATAAAGTTTGATATCGAACAGCAAAGATTGGAGCTTAAAAATAAAATTAAAGCCCAGCAAACTGAAATATCATCTTTAAAAAGGCAAAAAAAGGTAATTGATAATCTGGTAAAGGATTATGTAACAATGCTAAATTCAGAGGAAAAACTGTTTTCATTTGGCGAAAGTTCCATTTTCCTCATTAATTCCAGAGAAAATAATTTGGTAAGCGCAAAATTGTCACAAATCAGCATTGAAAATCAATTTTACATTTCAAATGCAGAATTATACAAAATACTGGCAAATCCAGATTAG
- a CDS encoding ATP-binding protein: MSTENPIPENEFERLAALKRYNILDTLPDHAFDDATKLVSYICGVPIAHISFIDESRQWFKSEIGIGVSEVPREISFCQYTIMESKLVEIDDTLLNERFKDDPNVTGGFKIRFYAGIPLTTPDGFNIGTICAIDHVAKTLDENQRNALSIVAKHVINQLEVRTKNIELAAQKKIAERAVLAKDSFLANMSHEIRTPLNAIIGFTDLLAQTELDETQRDYIESVQIAGENLLLIVNDILDLSKMESGNLTIDAEPFNLKKTLKHVYNLLKVKAHKEVEFNLFLDADMPDMVIGDQGRLNQILVNLIGNALKFTVEGDVTVSVKKVDETEDHYSLRFSVKDTGIGIPEDKLKTIFERFTQAEESTTRKFGGTGLGLNIVKQLVELQKSEIQVKSKEGRGSEFSFVLSYKKGDAKVDSVKTISKNDLGNLKILLCEDNVLNQKLAKSVVQNFGFELDIAENGEEGIELLTTNKYDLVLMDLQMPIKDGYQTTEYIRNEMKLDIPIIAMTAHSLVGEQERCYKVGMNAYVPKPFKQAVLLKAIKTVMSQDADHGRRRVIDFSILDEMACGSPDFRKEMIDLFLDKIPSQTAQLEEAFKNEDHDAVKKLAHNMKSSLDIFMLTDLTNCLSIIEEEAINNEFTSESEDKINILHYGIEETVKILKEL; encoded by the coding sequence ATGAGTACAGAAAATCCAATTCCAGAAAACGAATTCGAACGTTTAGCAGCCCTAAAACGTTATAATATCTTAGACACACTCCCAGATCATGCTTTTGACGATGCTACAAAGCTTGTTTCTTATATCTGCGGTGTGCCAATTGCCCATATTTCTTTTATTGATGAAAGCAGACAATGGTTCAAATCTGAAATAGGAATAGGAGTTTCAGAGGTGCCACGTGAAATCAGTTTTTGCCAATATACTATTATGGAATCAAAATTGGTGGAAATAGATGATACATTATTAAACGAACGTTTTAAAGATGATCCCAACGTTACTGGCGGTTTTAAAATAAGATTTTATGCAGGAATCCCGCTTACAACTCCCGACGGATTTAATATTGGAACCATTTGTGCTATAGATCATGTTGCAAAAACATTAGATGAAAACCAGCGAAATGCACTTTCGATTGTTGCAAAACACGTAATAAATCAGCTGGAAGTTCGGACTAAAAATATTGAGTTGGCCGCTCAGAAAAAAATTGCAGAACGTGCTGTTTTGGCAAAAGACAGTTTTTTGGCCAATATGAGTCACGAAATCCGTACACCATTAAACGCCATAATTGGTTTTACAGATCTTTTGGCCCAAACGGAACTTGATGAAACACAACGCGATTATATTGAAAGTGTCCAAATTGCAGGAGAAAATCTGCTTTTGATTGTAAATGATATTTTGGATCTTTCTAAAATGGAATCAGGAAATTTAACCATCGATGCTGAGCCTTTCAATCTAAAAAAAACACTTAAACATGTTTATAATTTATTAAAAGTAAAAGCGCATAAAGAAGTAGAATTCAATCTCTTTTTAGATGCTGATATGCCTGATATGGTTATTGGAGATCAAGGAAGATTAAATCAGATTTTAGTAAATCTTATCGGAAATGCACTGAAATTTACTGTTGAAGGTGATGTCACTGTTTCTGTAAAAAAGGTTGATGAAACAGAAGATCATTATTCGCTTCGATTTTCTGTAAAAGACACCGGAATCGGAATTCCAGAAGACAAACTCAAAACTATTTTTGAACGTTTTACGCAAGCAGAGGAAAGTACAACGCGAAAATTCGGTGGAACTGGACTCGGATTAAACATTGTAAAACAATTGGTTGAACTTCAAAAATCTGAAATTCAAGTAAAAAGCAAAGAAGGACGAGGTTCAGAATTTTCTTTTGTTCTTTCTTATAAAAAAGGAGATGCAAAAGTAGATTCAGTTAAAACCATATCAAAAAATGATCTTGGAAATCTGAAAATTTTGCTTTGCGAAGATAACGTGCTGAATCAGAAATTAGCAAAAAGCGTGGTGCAGAACTTTGGTTTTGAATTGGATATCGCTGAAAATGGGGAAGAAGGCATTGAGCTTTTAACGACGAACAAGTACGATTTAGTTTTGATGGATCTTCAAATGCCAATTAAAGATGGCTATCAGACAACGGAATACATCAGAAATGAAATGAAATTAGATATTCCAATTATTGCCATGACCGCACATTCTCTTGTTGGAGAACAGGAACGTTGTTACAAAGTTGGGATGAATGCATATGTGCCAAAACCTTTTAAACAGGCCGTGCTTTTAAAAGCGATAAAAACGGTTATGAGCCAAGATGCTGATCATGGAAGAAGAAGAGTAATTGATTTTTCTATTTTGGATGAAATGGCATGCGGAAGCCCTGATTTTAGAAAAGAAATGATTGATCTTTTTTTAGATAAAATTCCGAGTCAAACGGCTCAGCTCGAAGAAGCATTTAAAAATGAAGATCATGATGCAGTTAAGAAATTAGCGCATAATATGAAATCCAGTTTAGATATTTTTATGCTCACTGATTTGACAAATTGTTTGTCGATTATTGAAGAAGAAGCCATAAATAATGAATTTACTTCTGAAAGTGAAGACAAAATAAATATACTGCATTACGGAATCGAAGAGACCGTTAAAATCCTGAAGGAGCTTTGA
- a CDS encoding response regulator transcription factor, which translates to MRIILAEDNDILRKSLSFFLESKGFTVDQFSDGKDALVAIEKNNYDLILTDINMPGISGMEITQYVRETINSDVPIIILTSSGVEQTELDSFDIGANEFIAKPISPAVLLVRINKLLKIKA; encoded by the coding sequence ATGAGAATCATTTTAGCCGAAGATAATGATATCTTACGCAAATCATTATCATTTTTCTTAGAGTCCAAAGGATTTACTGTTGACCAGTTTTCTGATGGGAAAGATGCGCTTGTAGCCATCGAAAAAAACAATTACGATTTGATTTTGACCGACATAAACATGCCAGGCATCAGCGGAATGGAAATTACGCAATATGTCAGGGAAACTATTAATTCAGATGTTCCCATAATCATACTTACTTCTTCAGGTGTTGAACAGACAGAACTGGATTCTTTTGATATTGGCGCAAATGAATTTATTGCAAAACCAATCAGTCCTGCCGTTCTTTTAGTTCGTATTAATAAGTTGCTAAAAATCAAAGCTTAA
- a CDS encoding YaiO family outer membrane beta-barrel protein, which produces MKFLYYSIVLLFVSSISFGQEVNIDAVLAQAKQETEKGNFDKALSLIEPLRAKFPENEDIQVYAGRIYSWKKDYPSSIKMLAPLADRTNPNPDALQAIINTYFWSEQYEKCISYCDKYLAIDPKSVDVIKTKASCLEKLNRDQEALEVIEKASIADNSTQPFRSIRTLIGKKAKNAIAASYLNISTSEPGQSPLHYGYVEYSHKFSKSAIVGRANIGNTGNDTQMLFETDFYQTFSNKSYLYANAGLSTGETLFPVGKAGLEYYFAPVKKFDFAFGARFMHFESDDITLLTGQVAYNTGSYTLAYRPYYDTGNSLFSHVLSVQRTNEEKERIIRLELQYGTVPYLYLYNGFTQPLEAFRVGLQYQHRFGDSFFVRPIFLYEREEYTPGEYRNRFNLQLIVTKRF; this is translated from the coding sequence ATGAAATTTCTATATTATTCAATAGTTTTGCTTTTTGTTTCTTCCATTTCTTTTGGACAGGAAGTAAATATCGATGCAGTTTTAGCTCAAGCAAAACAAGAAACAGAAAAAGGAAATTTTGATAAAGCATTATCCTTAATTGAACCTTTGCGTGCTAAATTTCCTGAAAACGAAGATATTCAGGTGTATGCAGGACGAATTTACAGCTGGAAAAAAGACTATCCTTCATCAATAAAAATGTTGGCGCCATTAGCAGACAGAACAAATCCGAATCCTGATGCTTTACAGGCAATTATCAATACTTATTTTTGGTCGGAACAATATGAAAAATGTATTTCATATTGTGATAAATATTTGGCAATTGACCCAAAATCGGTAGATGTAATAAAAACAAAAGCATCTTGTCTTGAAAAACTGAATCGCGATCAGGAAGCGTTGGAAGTTATAGAAAAAGCATCAATTGCAGATAATAGCACTCAGCCATTTAGAAGCATCCGAACACTTATTGGCAAAAAAGCTAAAAATGCAATTGCAGCGTCTTATCTTAATATTTCTACTTCGGAACCAGGGCAATCTCCTTTGCATTATGGGTATGTTGAATATTCACATAAATTCAGCAAATCGGCAATTGTGGGTCGCGCAAACATTGGAAATACAGGAAATGATACACAAATGCTTTTTGAAACTGATTTCTATCAAACCTTTTCCAACAAAAGCTATTTATATGCCAACGCCGGACTTTCAACAGGTGAAACATTATTTCCCGTTGGAAAGGCAGGTTTAGAATATTATTTTGCTCCGGTTAAAAAATTTGATTTTGCATTTGGAGCTCGATTTATGCATTTTGAAAGCGATGATATTACGTTACTTACAGGACAAGTTGCATACAATACAGGAAGTTATACATTGGCATACAGACCATATTATGATACAGGAAATTCATTGTTTTCTCATGTTTTAAGTGTACAGAGAACCAATGAAGAAAAAGAAAGAATCATAAGATTGGAACTTCAATACGGAACGGTTCCGTACTTGTATCTTTATAACGGTTTCACACAACCATTAGAAGCTTTTAGAGTTGGATTACAATATCAGCATCGTTTTGGTGATTCTTTTTTCGTTCGTCCAATTTTTCTATATGAGCGCGAGGAATATACTCCAGGAGAGTACAGAAACAGATTTAATCTGCAGTTAATCGTTACTAAACGTTTTTGA